The following coding sequences are from one Mycolicibacterium aichiense window:
- a CDS encoding AraC family transcriptional regulator: MTVSAHSARHLAGTANNGLSAGPAKSRPEPRPATIGQVELRRGGRVLAGSYLYEGELLVTGWHFHDVHQIEYAIGGVVEVETASAHYLLPPQQAAWIPAGLEHQATMNPAVKTLAVMFDPALIPSAGNRARILAVSPLIREMMLYALRWPIYRDAGDDTSDGFFRTLANLVAEALDHEAPLSLPSSHDPVVAAAMAYTKEHLQSVTLADVCRAVAVSERTLRRQFHSEAQMPWRTYLLHARMLRAMALLAAPAQSVQQTATAVGFDSVGSFTRAFSQFCGETPSSYRRRVTSTGM, from the coding sequence ATGACCGTCTCCGCACATTCGGCCAGACACTTGGCCGGAACGGCCAACAATGGACTGAGCGCCGGACCGGCCAAATCCAGACCGGAGCCTCGACCGGCCACTATCGGCCAGGTCGAGCTGCGCCGTGGTGGACGCGTTCTGGCCGGCAGCTATCTGTACGAGGGCGAGCTACTGGTCACCGGCTGGCATTTCCACGACGTGCATCAGATCGAATATGCGATCGGCGGGGTGGTCGAGGTCGAGACCGCGTCGGCGCACTATTTGCTGCCACCCCAGCAGGCCGCCTGGATTCCGGCCGGGCTGGAGCATCAGGCCACCATGAATCCCGCCGTCAAGACTCTGGCGGTGATGTTCGACCCGGCACTGATTCCGAGCGCCGGTAACCGTGCCCGGATCTTGGCGGTCTCCCCACTGATCCGGGAGATGATGCTCTACGCCCTGCGCTGGCCCATCTACCGCGACGCCGGCGACGACACGTCCGACGGGTTTTTCCGCACACTGGCCAATCTGGTGGCCGAGGCGCTGGATCACGAAGCGCCGCTGAGCCTTCCGAGCTCCCACGATCCGGTGGTCGCCGCCGCGATGGCCTACACCAAGGAGCACCTGCAGTCGGTGACGCTCGCCGACGTCTGCCGCGCGGTGGCCGTGTCGGAGCGAACGCTACGCAGGCAGTTCCATAGCGAGGCGCAGATGCCTTGGCGCACTTACCTTTTGCACGCCAGGATGCTGCGGGCAATGGCTTTGTTGGCCGCCCCCGCCCAGAGCGTGCAGCAAACCGCCACCGCGGTGGGCTTCGACAGCGTCGGGTCGTTCACCAGGGCCTTCAGCCAGTTCTGCGGGGAAACCCCGTCGTCATACCGACGACGGGTCACCAGCACCGGTATGTGA